In one Puniceicoccus vermicola genomic region, the following are encoded:
- the nrdR gene encoding transcriptional regulator NrdR, whose translation MRCPKCSSTETKVIDSRVGKSETSIRRRRECLSCEYRFTTIEEVLRENLRVIKMDQSREDFDRSKMLKGIRKAIEGRPVEMERIDMMIADIVDCLQKEFFDEIPSRAIGEEIMNRLKQIDQIAYVRFAIAYKDIRDIAELEQEISVLNQ comes from the coding sequence ATGAGATGTCCCAAATGCAGTTCGACCGAAACCAAGGTCATTGATTCTCGCGTTGGAAAATCCGAGACCTCCATCCGGCGTCGGCGTGAATGCCTGTCGTGCGAGTATCGGTTTACGACGATTGAGGAAGTGCTTCGGGAGAATCTCCGAGTCATCAAGATGGACCAGAGTCGGGAAGATTTTGATCGATCGAAGATGCTCAAGGGCATTCGCAAAGCGATCGAAGGCCGCCCGGTTGAGATGGAGCGGATCGACATGATGATCGCGGACATCGTCGATTGTCTGCAGAAAGAATTTTTCGACGAGATTCCGAGTCGCGCCATCGGGGAAGAAATCATGAATCGTTTGAAGCAGATCGATCAGATCGCCTACGTGCGGTTTGCCATCGCCTATAAAGACATTCGTGATATCGCCGAGCTGGAGCAGGAGATTTCGGTCCTGAACCAATGA
- a CDS encoding co-chaperone GroES yields MSTATKSKKTATIRPLGDRVLLRRIEETESVRGGIYIPDSAREKPQEAEVIALGTGKTNDKGERIAFEVKAGDRVLLSTYGGTEVKLAEEKFILVSEDDILGIIL; encoded by the coding sequence ATGAGCACCGCTACAAAATCCAAGAAAACCGCCACCATCCGCCCTCTCGGAGACCGAGTCCTTCTTCGACGAATCGAAGAAACCGAATCTGTCCGCGGGGGGATCTACATTCCGGATTCCGCGCGCGAAAAACCCCAGGAAGCTGAAGTCATCGCCCTCGGAACCGGTAAGACCAACGACAAAGGCGAACGAATCGCTTTTGAAGTAAAGGCCGGAGACCGAGTTCTCCTGAGCACCTACGGCGGGACCGAAGTGAAACTCGCCGAAGAGAAATTCATTCTCGTTTCGGAAGACGACATTCTCGGAATCATCCTTTGA
- a CDS encoding NUDIX hydrolase, producing MNPLKDLPFRISTLVFLRDEEDRFLLLHRNRAPNQGKWSPIGGKLDMMIGESPFECARRETQEEAGLTISDEDLHLFGYVSEKNYEGERHWLMFLFHCRRKLQTLPPDMEEGRFGFFTREEIRSLPIPETDDRLVWSLFDEHSEGFAGLRADCADPDNMVVTQETKISELKTPFFPS from the coding sequence ATGAACCCATTGAAGGACCTACCTTTTCGAATCAGCACCCTGGTTTTCCTCCGAGACGAGGAAGATCGCTTTCTCCTCCTCCATCGGAACCGAGCCCCTAACCAAGGCAAATGGAGCCCCATTGGAGGCAAACTCGACATGATGATCGGAGAATCTCCCTTCGAATGCGCACGGAGAGAGACTCAGGAAGAGGCCGGACTGACCATTTCCGATGAGGATCTTCATCTATTTGGATACGTATCGGAGAAGAACTACGAAGGGGAGCGCCACTGGCTGATGTTTCTCTTTCACTGTCGCCGCAAACTTCAAACTCTACCTCCCGATATGGAAGAAGGACGCTTCGGCTTTTTCACCCGTGAAGAAATTCGTTCGCTTCCAATTCCAGAGACGGATGATCGACTAGTCTGGAGCCTCTTCGATGAGCATAGCGAAGGATTTGCCGGGCTCCGCGCAGATTGCGCCGATCCTGACAATATGGTCGTCACCCAAGAAACCAAAATCAGCGAATTAAAGACACCCTTCTTTCCAAGCTAA
- a CDS encoding lycopene cyclase domain-containing protein encodes MTYWQYHLIFTLPPLLILFFRFRKRIQLPHVICWLVLVGIVFCFTTPWDNYAVYLGIWGFGENVSLGYPLVGLDKALPWFGHIPFEEYAFFIIEATLVCLIVLCYLPEPASRERT; translated from the coding sequence ATGACCTACTGGCAATACCATCTCATCTTCACACTGCCCCCACTCCTGATTCTCTTTTTTCGGTTTCGAAAACGAATCCAGCTCCCTCATGTAATCTGTTGGCTGGTCCTAGTCGGAATCGTCTTCTGTTTTACGACCCCCTGGGACAACTACGCAGTCTATTTGGGTATCTGGGGATTCGGAGAAAACGTGTCCTTGGGCTATCCTCTCGTCGGACTAGATAAAGCACTTCCGTGGTTTGGCCATATTCCTTTCGAAGAATACGCTTTCTTCATTATCGAAGCGACTCTCGTCTGTCTGATTGTGCTGTGTTACCTACCCGAGCCAGCCTCTAGGGAAAGAACCTGA
- the pilM gene encoding pilus assembly protein PilM, which yields MSSTKISILNCGASQFAFGVFSVEGSEPTMERLVTRSLNYDFSEEEQWLSATLSGLRESVSADKISGEVQVVLPGFLLLTKTLRIAHVEGGKQAQMIAYEAQQNIPYQLSDLNWSYQVLSDDGIETEVLFIGIRSSICRRFCDEISKLGFQTVSVNASTILDYNAFQLTDPSGDSEALVVNIGARASNLTFIQESGFFVRNINLGGNALTQSLADALGKSFADAERIKVNYFTSERADHSSTEIIDKATNSFMRRLSQEITRSIVNFRQQKKGAAPKRILLTGRSALIPGLTDFLSESQRVEVSFFQPGKFIQLGSNANVAPDSMEIFQASELIGEAAKSLVPNGVGVDLLPEELRKEMSFKRKRPWILAAAVVLAAAPVPFFLQTRETVEQYETAEQEIQQELPGRQSEYQQIENLIEKIEAAEIQVHRFDDLVNAKSNWIQFFSGLQGALFSIGDVWLDDLKVDRMEVGGQVRYQLNVDGRLLVRQKDSDAVVAMAEIDEELLSNRIRTLSEVFTSSRFISERISMRIDFQAIQGGEPLLPFEFVFSIDPKRPL from the coding sequence ATGAGCTCCACTAAAATTTCTATCCTCAACTGCGGCGCAAGTCAGTTTGCGTTCGGGGTGTTCTCAGTCGAGGGATCGGAACCGACGATGGAGCGTCTGGTTACCCGCAGTCTCAATTACGACTTTTCTGAAGAAGAACAATGGCTTAGCGCGACCCTCTCTGGTTTGCGTGAATCCGTCAGTGCCGATAAGATTTCTGGCGAGGTTCAGGTCGTTCTTCCCGGATTCCTGCTTCTGACGAAAACTTTGCGAATTGCCCATGTCGAAGGAGGCAAGCAGGCGCAGATGATCGCCTACGAAGCGCAGCAAAATATTCCCTATCAGCTTTCGGATTTAAATTGGAGCTATCAGGTTCTTTCCGATGATGGAATCGAGACGGAAGTGCTCTTTATCGGAATTCGCTCATCCATCTGCCGGCGGTTCTGCGACGAGATTTCGAAACTTGGTTTTCAGACCGTTTCCGTCAATGCCTCGACGATTCTCGATTACAACGCATTCCAACTGACGGATCCTTCCGGTGATTCGGAAGCGCTTGTCGTGAATATTGGAGCGCGGGCGTCCAATCTGACCTTTATTCAAGAGTCCGGGTTTTTTGTCCGGAACATTAATCTCGGCGGAAATGCCCTGACTCAAAGTCTCGCCGACGCCTTAGGCAAAAGTTTTGCGGATGCGGAACGCATCAAGGTGAATTATTTCACCTCTGAGCGGGCCGACCACTCTTCTACTGAGATTATCGACAAAGCGACCAACAGTTTCATGCGGCGCCTGTCTCAGGAAATCACGCGGTCGATCGTTAATTTCCGCCAGCAGAAGAAAGGGGCCGCTCCCAAGCGCATCCTCTTGACGGGACGGAGCGCACTGATTCCTGGCCTGACCGATTTCCTGAGCGAATCTCAGAGGGTAGAGGTTTCATTTTTCCAACCCGGCAAATTCATCCAGCTCGGTTCGAATGCGAATGTCGCACCGGACTCGATGGAAATCTTCCAAGCCTCCGAATTGATCGGGGAAGCGGCCAAGTCGCTCGTGCCGAATGGCGTCGGTGTTGATTTGTTGCCGGAAGAACTCCGCAAGGAGATGAGCTTCAAGCGGAAGCGACCTTGGATTTTGGCTGCAGCCGTGGTCTTGGCGGCCGCTCCGGTTCCGTTTTTCCTTCAAACTCGGGAAACTGTAGAGCAATACGAGACGGCTGAGCAGGAGATCCAGCAAGAGCTCCCTGGGCGTCAGTCTGAGTATCAGCAAATCGAAAATCTAATCGAGAAAATCGAGGCTGCTGAAATTCAGGTGCATCGGTTTGACGACCTCGTGAATGCCAAGTCGAATTGGATCCAATTTTTCTCAGGACTCCAGGGTGCCTTATTTAGCATTGGTGACGTTTGGCTCGACGATCTGAAGGTGGACCGCATGGAAGTCGGCGGTCAGGTTCGGTATCAGCTGAATGTCGACGGGCGTCTTCTCGTCCGCCAAAAAGATTCGGATGCTGTGGTGGCAATGGCCGAGATCGATGAAGAGCTTCTGTCAAACCGGATTCGGACACTTTCAGAAGTCTTCACTTCATCCCGATTTATTTCCGAACGCATTTCCATGCGTATCGATTTTCAGGCGATTCAGGGAGGAGAGCCTTTGCTCCCCTTTGAATTTGTATTTTCTATCGACCCCAAACGGCCTCTCTAA
- a CDS encoding histidine triad nucleotide-binding protein, whose protein sequence is MSERTLFQKIMDGDIPGDYVHQDDQCIVIRDIDPQAPVHLLVIPRDPIPRIAEAEEEDEGVLGHLLLVAAEMAQKMELEGGFRIVINNGKDGGESVPHLHVHVLGGRALAWPPG, encoded by the coding sequence ATGAGCGAAAGAACCCTGTTTCAAAAAATCATGGATGGGGATATCCCCGGCGATTACGTCCACCAGGATGACCAATGTATCGTCATTCGGGATATCGATCCGCAGGCTCCGGTTCACTTACTGGTGATTCCACGGGATCCCATTCCGCGGATTGCCGAAGCTGAAGAAGAGGATGAGGGCGTGCTGGGTCATCTCTTGCTCGTTGCCGCCGAGATGGCGCAAAAGATGGAATTGGAGGGTGGATTCCGCATCGTCATCAACAATGGTAAGGATGGCGGGGAGAGTGTTCCTCATCTTCACGTCCATGTGCTGGGTGGGCGCGCCTTGGCGTGGCCTCCAGGTTGA
- a CDS encoding DUF721 domain-containing protein encodes MASPHPKKHRPFSAEDLAVIDRFRGLPRNPIRKTRKPNDLASSMDRILSSLRVTTEKTPEQTILQSWEYLIGKSYAKRCAPGRIERDGTFIILAPNPIIRQELSLQKRRLLFKIRKLPGCLFVRSILLRGG; translated from the coding sequence ATGGCTTCTCCTCATCCGAAAAAACATCGGCCTTTTTCCGCCGAAGATCTTGCCGTCATCGATCGATTTCGCGGATTGCCCCGCAATCCCATCCGCAAGACACGGAAGCCGAACGATTTGGCCTCCTCCATGGACCGCATTCTCTCGAGCCTGCGAGTTACGACCGAGAAGACCCCAGAACAGACCATATTGCAGAGCTGGGAATACCTGATCGGGAAATCCTACGCAAAGCGCTGCGCCCCGGGCCGGATCGAACGGGATGGCACTTTCATCATTCTCGCACCCAATCCAATTATTCGTCAGGAACTGAGCCTACAAAAGAGAAGACTTCTGTTCAAAATCCGAAAGCTTCCGGGCTGCCTTTTCGTACGGTCCATCCTTTTGCGTGGAGGCTGA
- a CDS encoding Amuc_1100 family pilus-like protein, translating into MGFFKRYPIFCVVLVLLVLALGAGVYLVISQQAKVEDAKESYENQVRRLQEVSRGVLYNPETGQRVAPNKANRELLQVRLDQVDGDLERIRSGMVARTDRILNDSADEFTFLPKLQSFIASLKALAAKNHVILQSDEAFGFAKYATQAAQPKKEMIPMLNRQRQVLDYILKQLMASEPVSILAVEREFVERPPEEENSRNRGRNSNTKEDDVFTIQELVTARSNEFIETSAFRIVFTGRTNALREFLNRLGKFELPLIVRSVEVVPATESDVPKQAEAPKQNSSENALFALFGGGDEEEAEVEVTEETDPNKKPVITETESKFTVVIEYVEVDIDSDDETEEAGS; encoded by the coding sequence ATGGGATTTTTCAAGCGATATCCAATTTTCTGTGTCGTACTGGTTTTGCTGGTGCTTGCACTGGGCGCGGGCGTTTACCTCGTGATCAGTCAACAGGCCAAAGTCGAAGATGCGAAGGAGAGTTACGAAAACCAAGTTAGACGCTTACAAGAAGTTTCACGGGGTGTTTTGTATAATCCCGAAACCGGTCAACGTGTCGCCCCGAACAAGGCGAACCGGGAACTCCTTCAAGTTCGACTGGATCAGGTCGATGGCGACTTGGAGCGAATTCGGAGTGGTATGGTTGCTCGAACCGACAGAATTCTAAACGACTCTGCCGACGAATTCACCTTCTTACCGAAATTACAGTCTTTCATCGCTTCGCTCAAGGCTTTGGCAGCCAAGAATCATGTAATTCTCCAATCCGACGAGGCATTCGGGTTTGCCAAATACGCGACTCAGGCGGCTCAACCGAAGAAAGAAATGATCCCGATGCTGAATCGGCAACGCCAAGTGCTGGATTATATTCTGAAGCAATTGATGGCTTCAGAACCGGTTTCAATTTTGGCCGTCGAGCGAGAATTTGTCGAAAGACCGCCAGAGGAAGAGAATTCCCGAAATCGCGGTCGCAATAGCAATACCAAGGAAGATGATGTTTTCACAATTCAAGAGTTGGTGACAGCACGGTCGAACGAGTTTATTGAAACTTCCGCATTCCGAATCGTATTCACGGGTAGGACGAATGCTCTCCGCGAATTCCTCAATCGCCTCGGAAAATTTGAGTTACCGTTGATCGTCCGAAGTGTTGAGGTGGTACCAGCCACAGAATCGGATGTTCCGAAGCAAGCCGAAGCGCCAAAGCAAAATAGTTCGGAAAATGCGCTTTTCGCATTATTCGGAGGCGGCGATGAAGAGGAGGCAGAAGTTGAGGTAACTGAAGAGACTGATCCGAATAAGAAACCGGTGATTACCGAAACTGAATCCAAATTCACGGTCGTGATTGAATATGTTGAGGTTGATATCGACTCCGACGATGAGACAGAGGAGGCAGGATCGTGA
- the groL gene encoding chaperonin GroEL (60 kDa chaperone family; promotes refolding of misfolded polypeptides especially under stressful conditions; forms two stacked rings of heptamers to form a barrel-shaped 14mer; ends can be capped by GroES; misfolded proteins enter the barrel where they are refolded when GroES binds), with amino-acid sequence MAKKQILFDEAGRRKILSGVQTLARAVSVTLGPKGRNVLIDKKFGSPKVTKDGVSVAKEIELKDPFENMGAQMVREVASKTADNAGDGTTTATVLAESIYREGLRSVASGANPVYVKRGIDKAVSAAVSELHKISKKIDTREQIRQVATVSANWDSTIGDIIAEAMDKVGKDGTITVEEAKSIETTLDIVEGMQFDKGYLSPYFATDHESMESILEDPFILLFEKKISSMKDILPILQKVAKSGKPLLIIAEDIDGEALTTLVVNRLRGTLNVCAVKAPGFGDRRKAMMEDIAVLTGGRFVTEDLGIKLENTKLSDLGKAKRVTVTKEHTTIIEGAGKSSDIQSRVKVIRRQIEETSSDYDREKLQERLAKLAGGVAVVNVGAATEAEMKERKDRVDDALHATRAAVEEGIVPGGGVALLRTAKAIESLAKGLSEDEATGARIVRRAIESPLRCLCANAGLDGAIQVQEVLQAKGNQGFNVATGKYEDLVAAGVVDPTKVTRTAIQNAASVAGLLLTTECLIADSPAKEIANAPAGDMDDDY; translated from the coding sequence ATGGCTAAAAAACAAATTCTCTTCGACGAAGCCGGCCGTCGTAAAATCCTCTCCGGCGTACAAACTCTGGCTCGTGCAGTCAGCGTCACTCTCGGTCCGAAGGGCCGCAACGTCCTCATCGACAAAAAATTCGGATCGCCCAAGGTCACCAAGGACGGAGTTTCGGTTGCCAAAGAAATCGAGCTGAAGGACCCCTTCGAAAACATGGGCGCCCAAATGGTACGTGAAGTGGCATCCAAAACCGCAGACAATGCCGGAGACGGAACCACAACCGCCACAGTCCTCGCCGAGTCCATCTATCGCGAAGGACTCCGTTCTGTCGCATCCGGGGCAAACCCCGTCTATGTGAAGCGCGGAATTGACAAAGCAGTCTCCGCAGCCGTTTCCGAGCTTCACAAGATTTCCAAGAAGATCGATACCCGGGAACAGATTCGCCAAGTCGCAACCGTCTCCGCCAACTGGGACTCCACCATCGGCGACATCATCGCGGAAGCGATGGACAAGGTTGGCAAAGACGGGACCATTACCGTCGAGGAAGCCAAGTCTATCGAAACCACCCTCGACATCGTCGAAGGGATGCAGTTCGACAAAGGCTACCTCAGTCCCTACTTCGCGACCGACCATGAATCCATGGAATCGATCCTCGAAGATCCGTTCATCCTCCTCTTCGAAAAGAAAATTTCGAGCATGAAGGACATCCTTCCGATTCTTCAGAAAGTCGCCAAATCCGGCAAACCTCTCCTGATCATCGCCGAAGACATCGACGGGGAAGCTCTCACCACTCTCGTCGTCAACCGACTCCGTGGCACCCTTAACGTCTGTGCAGTCAAAGCGCCCGGTTTCGGAGATCGTCGCAAAGCCATGATGGAGGACATCGCCGTTCTCACCGGTGGACGGTTTGTCACCGAAGACCTCGGCATTAAGCTCGAAAACACGAAGCTCTCTGACCTCGGCAAGGCCAAACGAGTCACCGTGACCAAAGAGCATACCACCATTATTGAAGGGGCGGGAAAAAGCTCCGACATCCAAAGCCGGGTCAAAGTCATCCGTCGTCAGATCGAGGAAACCTCCTCGGACTATGATCGCGAAAAGCTTCAGGAACGCCTGGCCAAGCTGGCCGGAGGCGTTGCGGTGGTCAACGTAGGAGCCGCCACCGAAGCCGAAATGAAGGAACGGAAAGATCGCGTCGATGACGCCCTCCACGCCACCCGGGCCGCCGTCGAAGAAGGGATCGTCCCCGGAGGCGGAGTCGCACTCTTGCGCACCGCAAAAGCCATCGAAAGCTTGGCGAAAGGACTCTCGGAAGATGAAGCCACTGGAGCAAGGATCGTGCGTCGCGCCATCGAATCACCTCTGCGTTGCCTCTGTGCAAATGCAGGGCTCGACGGAGCCATTCAAGTCCAGGAAGTTCTACAGGCCAAAGGAAACCAAGGTTTCAACGTAGCCACCGGCAAATACGAAGACCTCGTCGCCGCCGGAGTCGTCGACCCGACCAAAGTCACTCGCACCGCTATCCAAAACGCCGCCTCGGTCGCCGGTCTCCTCCTGACTACGGAGTGCCTGATTGCCGACAGCCCAGCGAAAGAGATTGCTAACGCTCCCGCTGGCGACATGGACGACGACTACTAA
- the dprA gene encoding DNA-processing protein DprA produces the protein MGLLFFSWDMESKQKHSSSEEDAWIILNGIPHLGPVTLRRLFDHFGPDPSTILSASERELTGVEGVGPKIARAIRAWDEHFDLEREKRSIAKHNARFIRQTDPDYPAPLLEIYDPPIGLYSLGEMCFRDPSVAIIGSRRTTLYGLRTAKEIAAGLARRGICIVSGLARGIDAAAHEGALEVGGRTIAVLGNGADIVYPPENLELFQQIRAEGTILSEFPFGYRANRQTFPMRNRIVAGMCQAILVVETDISGGSLITARFAGEQGRQVMAIPGRIDQSTSAGCHQLIRDGATLVTSADEILEELRVGELPLGDAQPQRSETSSADLSDLTPDETTIMETLQGGEILHPDQIANATSLPSSTVNSTLLLLELRRFVRKRGDGRFETR, from the coding sequence ATGGGTCTCCTCTTTTTCTCTTGGGACATGGAATCCAAACAGAAGCATTCATCTTCGGAGGAGGATGCTTGGATCATCCTAAATGGAATTCCTCACCTCGGGCCCGTTACCCTTCGCCGACTATTTGACCACTTTGGCCCGGATCCATCTACGATCCTCTCGGCCTCTGAAAGAGAGCTTACAGGTGTCGAGGGAGTCGGCCCCAAGATCGCGCGCGCGATCCGAGCTTGGGACGAGCATTTCGATCTGGAGCGGGAGAAGAGATCGATCGCCAAGCACAATGCCCGCTTCATCCGGCAAACGGATCCGGACTATCCCGCACCTCTCCTTGAAATCTACGATCCCCCGATCGGACTCTACTCCTTGGGTGAGATGTGCTTCCGGGATCCTTCGGTTGCGATTATCGGGTCACGGCGGACCACCCTATATGGGCTCAGGACGGCCAAGGAGATTGCTGCCGGCCTGGCGCGGCGAGGCATCTGTATCGTGAGCGGGCTCGCTCGCGGGATTGACGCCGCAGCACACGAGGGTGCCCTCGAAGTAGGGGGTCGCACGATCGCAGTTCTCGGCAATGGAGCAGATATCGTCTATCCGCCCGAGAATTTGGAGCTTTTTCAACAGATTCGGGCTGAAGGCACCATTCTCAGCGAATTTCCCTTTGGATATCGCGCAAATCGGCAGACGTTTCCGATGCGCAACCGTATCGTCGCCGGGATGTGTCAGGCTATCTTGGTTGTCGAAACGGATATTTCCGGTGGGAGCCTGATTACCGCTCGATTCGCCGGAGAACAGGGACGCCAGGTGATGGCCATTCCGGGCCGGATTGACCAGTCTACAAGTGCGGGATGCCACCAACTGATCCGAGACGGCGCCACCCTCGTCACTTCTGCAGACGAGATTCTTGAAGAATTGCGCGTCGGCGAGCTTCCTCTGGGCGATGCTCAGCCCCAACGGTCGGAAACGTCTTCCGCGGACCTTTCCGACCTGACCCCGGACGAGACGACCATTATGGAAACGCTCCAAGGAGGGGAGATTCTCCACCCTGACCAGATTGCCAACGCTACCTCCCTGCCTTCCTCAACCGTCAACTCCACCCTTCTACTGCTGGAACTTCGGCGGTTCGTTCGCAAGCGAGGGGATGGGCGTTTTGAAACCCGCTAA
- a CDS encoding glutamine amidotransferase-related protein, which yields MLLVLDNYDSFTYNLVQYFGELGAPPRVYRNDQLTADEAEALNPTAIVISPGPCSPNEAGQSLAFIERFAGKVPLLGVCLGHQCIGQYFGGKVVRADRLMHGKTSPIQHTEQSVFAGLPNPFEATRYHSLIVDRPSLPDCLEITADTAEGEIMGLRHRELAVHGVQFHPESLATFQGKKILANFLRMAGLIPESQTVA from the coding sequence GTGCTTCTCGTCCTCGATAACTACGATTCCTTCACCTATAACCTAGTTCAGTATTTCGGCGAACTGGGAGCGCCGCCGCGTGTCTATCGCAACGACCAGCTCACGGCGGACGAGGCGGAGGCGCTCAATCCGACCGCTATCGTGATCTCCCCCGGACCCTGCTCGCCCAATGAAGCGGGTCAGAGTCTGGCCTTTATCGAGCGTTTTGCCGGGAAGGTTCCGCTCCTCGGGGTTTGTTTGGGGCATCAGTGCATCGGCCAGTATTTCGGTGGCAAAGTTGTGCGGGCCGATCGGCTCATGCACGGAAAAACCTCTCCGATCCAACACACCGAGCAGAGTGTGTTCGCGGGATTACCCAATCCGTTTGAAGCGACGCGCTATCATTCTCTGATCGTCGATCGCCCGTCGCTGCCTGATTGTCTCGAGATCACCGCGGATACGGCAGAGGGCGAGATCATGGGCCTGCGACACCGGGAGCTTGCGGTGCATGGGGTTCAGTTTCACCCCGAATCGCTGGCGACTTTTCAGGGAAAGAAGATCCTCGCCAATTTCCTCCGTATGGCCGGGCTCATCCCCGAGTCTCAGACGGTGGCCTAA
- the tatC gene encoding twin-arginine translocase subunit TatC — protein MDQLDEKKSRKHLLRSDEEMTFLEHLEELRFTLARCVGAFAIGVIILVFFLPSLTDLLKLPFVWAQGDGHPDMIEGLFSRKPMGVFSVMMQVLLLGGMACSLPFILFAVSQFVAPALTEKEKKVLIPGLAAGFVLFLLGGSFAFFVILPAALRVSIALNAMLGLELLWGASEYYSLVVWLCVLMGSLFEFPVVLVLLVYLGILTADALRSQRKAVFVGLMILSAVITPTGDPITFMIMALPLYGLYELAIIVGERCQKSKSESDEEEEDVLD, from the coding sequence ATGGATCAGTTAGACGAGAAAAAATCGCGAAAGCATCTTCTTCGCTCTGATGAGGAGATGACTTTCCTAGAGCACCTGGAGGAATTGCGTTTTACCCTCGCGAGGTGTGTTGGAGCTTTCGCGATCGGTGTGATCATTCTGGTCTTCTTCCTCCCGTCACTGACGGACCTGTTAAAGTTGCCGTTTGTTTGGGCTCAGGGAGACGGTCATCCCGATATGATCGAAGGGCTTTTCTCACGAAAGCCGATGGGCGTTTTTTCGGTGATGATGCAGGTGCTTCTACTGGGAGGGATGGCCTGTTCACTTCCCTTTATTCTCTTTGCTGTCTCCCAATTCGTGGCACCAGCTCTGACTGAAAAAGAAAAGAAAGTTTTAATCCCGGGACTTGCCGCCGGATTTGTACTTTTTCTTCTCGGTGGCTCATTCGCCTTCTTCGTAATTCTCCCAGCCGCGTTGCGGGTCTCAATTGCTCTCAACGCCATGCTGGGTCTGGAGCTGCTCTGGGGGGCGTCGGAATACTATAGTCTGGTTGTGTGGCTCTGTGTCCTGATGGGAAGCCTGTTTGAGTTTCCGGTCGTTCTAGTGCTCTTGGTCTATCTAGGTATTCTGACAGCCGATGCTCTTCGATCTCAGCGAAAAGCCGTTTTTGTTGGGTTGATGATCCTTTCTGCGGTCATCACTCCGACAGGTGATCCGATCACTTTTATGATTATGGCTCTTCCGCTTTACGGTCTTTATGAATTGGCAATTATCGTGGGAGAACGCTGCCAGAAGTCGAAATCGGAAAGTGATGAGGAGGAAGAAGATGTCCTGGATTAA